In a single window of the Arachis hypogaea cultivar Tifrunner chromosome 6, arahy.Tifrunner.gnm2.J5K5, whole genome shotgun sequence genome:
- the LOC112696357 gene encoding vacuolar-sorting protein BRO1-like, whose translation MNNDDGVLSIPLKKTDPVELYLPLRKLVASKYSESDAQKFESVFETLNKCRRDMVERRADLSLPMQRDCLIHYFKCLSMVEPLFTSISSDADPIVFVWYDAFKPDHKDGVSSQSNDIQLEKAAVVFNLGAIYSQIAASCDRTTALGRHLAIEAFKVAANFFRKLGQVFAKDVVSATLDLTLLFADFLHLLFSTQASELELHELLNKNDASYAFQQHRCALAFISVYELHRRAYATIRNDSAARKHLRSFDRTWLTRFYQKVAFLYAEARQRESSILPQSERPHVYSRVESCALDHDAECVTEILVRGICSRKTQLYDIQTRMYVDLILSEYNPFKIMKDGKLVAYPWDMPPPYPTDSFSSSSLSDILGFLPLKKTDP comes from the exons ATGAACAACGATGATGGGGTGCTGTCAATCCCATTGAAGAAGACTGATCCGGTGGAGCTGTACCTGCCGTTACGTAAGTTGGTAGCCTCAAAATATTCGGAGAGCGATGCACAAAAATTTGAAAGCGTTTTCGAAACCCTAAACAAATGCCGCAGGGACATGGTGGAGCGTAGAGCAGACCTCTCCCTTCCCATGCAACGTGACTGCCTCATCCATTACTTCAAATGCCTTTCCATGGTTGAGCCACTCTTCACCTCTATCTCTTCCGACGCCGACCCCATCGTCTTTGTCTGGTACGACGCCTTCAAACCTGACCATAAAGATGGGGTCTCCTCACAGAGCAACGACATCCAATTGGAGAAGGCCGCTGTTGTCTTCAACCTCGGAGCCATCTACAGCCAGATTGCTGCCTCTTGCGACCGTACCACCGCCCTTGGCCGTCACCTTGCAATCGAAGCCTTCAAAGTTGCCGCCAATTTCTTCCGCAAACTCGGGCAGGTTTTTGCCAAGGACGTGGTCTCCGCCACCCTCGATTTAACTCTCCTCTTCGCCGATTTTCTGCACCTCCTCTTCTCCACTCAGGCTTCCGAGCTCGAATTACACGAACTCCTCAACAAAAACGACGCCAGTTACGCTTTCCAACAACACCGATGTGCCCTAGCGTTTATATCG gtTTATGAGCTTCATCGTAGAGCGTATGCAACGATAAGGAATGATTCGGCTGCACGGAAACATTTGCGCTCTTTTGACCGGACCTGGTTAACTCGTTTTTACCAGAAGGTGGCATTCTTATACGCGGAGGCTCGTCAGAGGGAATCATCCATCCTACCCCAATCCGAGCGACCTCATGTTTATTCAAGGGTCGAATCTTGTGCTCTTGATCATGATGCAGAATGTGTCACTGAGATATTAGTTAGAGGGATTTGCTCGAGGAAAACCCAGCTATACGACATACAAACCCGAATGTACGTTGACCTCATCCTCTCCGAGTACAATCCTTTCAAGATTATGAAGGATGGAAAGTTGGTGGCTTACCCATGGGATATGCCTCCTCCTTATCCAACAGATTCGTTTTCTTCTTCGTCCTTGTCGGATATTCTTGGATTCCTTCCTTTGAAGAAGACTGACCCTTGA